A stretch of the Perca fluviatilis chromosome 17, GENO_Pfluv_1.0, whole genome shotgun sequence genome encodes the following:
- the akna gene encoding microtubule organization protein AKNA isoform X3, with protein sequence METRKNTKAGVVFWTPAPVRTSPTSSVISEDVWKDEEEEPAENDDDFVSQMDDNGIIGLSEALEDVELGESCSDSDAECNPNFHPGPLTPEDADPSRHERDTPDELSYNLSEHLSHTESPGEDAQMLSPFEDLTGSLKARTVDEEVRQRKDEQGTECVPEWDKYLEGEEAGKRIDPKRKKNNNIGTSRELGTTNDLAESYIAKGDIEKISSTLSCGARLLAVEPATVSNHHCQISQPASPATALTFPLLRHFTAEELAAAPGIDAETFPEISLTESHPESHRSQTSLKSSPHPDVKLRASLQPVAMFSEEVMSNPDSGVSYEPIKASDKSNKSHKQPTPLPRKIRQLSPEETHSRTRSLSTAKAESLKFKQKNPNPDREPKTPIARNNAAEVNESRKEPLSYRIPDFSQVEPRVRFPKGGYKPPKSKHSFKRESQSPEPPFLFKSPADIVKEVLLNTTDRSPASSDSYKPPTSAPNSTVPQEFRGHQQATTLLDQLQEDYNRLLTKYAEAENTIDRLRLEAKDRSIENPQPRPRHCQHITGRAVNLYSDPPKPGYLQSGPNQNTLKFMMLDFPQAQRAENNSASLHPNGHSTHQRSPLVCPSTRSPDQQVGQQLANILYNQADKFLHQLQTFEGLLKGKKLKPFEQMKGLSQLAEGLDSLERGYLLARDEHKLLLQRGAEIGHFDPERELEGLIFQCGLRMEDLKEQVEQMQQEQPTCEAPPSPPPYPTPSSVPSEGGEILTYPQSPPVPLLVDPGKAAAGEVSSASEEEETLNSLYLKPLNNKHRHAEQDFATLMDHYQSFKELPKLLDHNQRSALRSDLQAGDEEKERQGHRTGNLEVQKGVPQRASSQSTTLPVHPHRGRRTLEVGKSHSSSLSSLGEITSLEKRNCSRVLSQDGIISPETDSGFVCSESSRLTPAAAAHLHQRASESVSVSQEGNPGKPQIGPVSAPSPASAPSRSRMSTEPRRASQLSHDMLRRTRQGQRRRTFSCSPQRRVGQTEQTRADSGTSEFGLESDSSHTASADRQNDQYTESVNSLYNSSPSSSPVARNHHGDSLKALSSSQSANRNDAFQTLQGEVRRLRERLESCLRNKKPLSSARAAPLAHEYYTHHSTSTPRIRSGEQWSDVRRTVDEVEESTMRQTIRKRPLSAHRRKSQPDILTGSEPSTPQHLVSKCTQTSAAASDNHCSHTNAVQGRTNPRQHTGVSETADEFDSRARPAPLCPQCLSHHRGRSEMPVGGDGEPTHSSCYHNCSLFGRPEPYRSNTPDCHRVSDSPTHTSRQPVDRAARSRYFAAAAPPTLLQYMPVCQPPLLLYSSPLYVSPSNSTGTSGVRGHREVRGRTRRSLSVDKRRSVDTSLNRAIRAARHMKRTSGHMARSLATGAHYQQLLT encoded by the exons ATGGAGACAAGAAAAAACACCAAAGCAGGGGTTGTTTTCTGGACCCCCGCCCCGGTCCGCACCTCACCAACCAGTTCTGTAATATCTGAGGATGTGTGgaaggatgaggaggaagaacCGGCAGAGAACGATGATGACTTTGTTAGCCAGATGGATGACAATGGCATCATTGGACTATCGGAAGCACTGGAGGATGTGGAGTTGGGGGAATCTTGTAGTGATTCAGATGCAGAATGCAATCCAAACTTTCACCCTGGACCCCTCACTCCAGAGGACGCAGACCCTAGTAGGCATGAGAGGGATACACCCGATGAGCTGAGTTACAACCTGAGTGAACATCTGTCCCACACCGAATCACCAGGAGAGGATGCACAAATGCTGTCACCAT ttgaAGACTTGACTGGTAGCTTAAAAGCACGGACAGTGGATGAGGAGGTGAGGCAGAGGAAAGACGAGCAGGGGACAGAGTGCGTCCCTGAGTGGGACAAATACTTGGAAGGAGAGGAAGCAGGGAAGAGGATTGACccgaagagaaagaaaaataacaacatTGGAACATCAAGAGAGCTTGGAACTACGAATGATTTGGCTGAGAGCTATATTGCCAAAGGAGATATTGAGAAGATCAGCTCTACGTTATCTTGTGGTGCTCGCCTTTTAGCCGTGGAACCCGCTACAGTCTCCAATCATCACTGCCAAATATCCCAGCCTGCCTCACCTGCCACAGCCCTCACTTTTCCCCTCCTTCGCCACTTCACTGCTGAGGAACTAGCGGCTGCTCCAGGGATTGACGCCGAAACCTTTCCAGAGATAAGCTTGACAGAAAGTCATCCAGAATCACACAGGAGCCAAACAAGCCTCAAGTCTAGTCCTCATCCTGATGTTAAGCTCAGGGCTTCTCTTCAGCCTGTGGCCATGTTTTCTGAAGAAGTTATGTCCAATCCTGACAGCGGAGTAAGTTATGAGCCTATAAAGGCATCAGATAAGTCAAATAAGTCTCATAAACAGCCTACTCCCTTACCAAGGAAGATTAGGCAGCTCTCTCCTGAAGAAACACATTCAAGGACGCGTTCCCTCAGCACAGCCAAGGCAGAATCCTTAAAATTCAAACAAAAGAACCCAAATCCTGACAGAGAGCCGAAGACACCCATAGCCAGGAATAACGCAGCTGAAGTGAATGAATCCAG AAAAGAGCCTCTAAGTTACCGCATACCAGACTTTTCCCAGGTGGAGCCCAGGGTCCGTTTCCCCAAAGGTGGTTACAAGCCCCCCAAGAGCAAACACTCTTTCAAGAGGGAGTCCCAGTCACCTGAGCCCCCCTTCCTGTTTAAATCCCCTGCTGACATTGTGAAAGAAGTCCTACTGAACACCACTGATAGATCTCCTGCCTCATCTGACTCTTACAAACCACCAACCAGTGCCCCCAACTCCACTGTGCCTCAGGAGTTCAGAGGCCACCAGCAGGCCACCACACTACTCGACCAACTACAG gaggactacaACAGACTGCTGACTAAGTACGCTGAGGCAGAAAACACCATTGATCGCCTGCGTCTGGAAGCCAAG gacaGATCTATAGAGAACCCACAGCCCAGGCCCAGACATTGTCAGCACATCACAGGCAGAGCA GTGAACCTGTACTCTGACCCACCAAAGCCCGGCTACTTGCAGTCAGGACCGAACCAGAACACTTTAAAGTTCATGATGCTGGATTTTCCCCAGGCTCAGAGAGCAGAGAACAACTCGGCCTCTCTTCATCCAAACGGACACAGCACTCATCAGA GAAGTCCATTGGTCTGTCCTTCCACAAGAAGCCCAGACCAGCAGGTGGGACAGCAACTGGCCAACATTCTCTACAATCAGGCCGACAAGTTCCTCCATCAG CTGCAGACTTTCGAGGGTCTCTTAAAGGGCAAAAAACTCAAACCTTTTGAACAGATGAAG GGCCTCTCGCAGCTTGCTGAGGGGCTCGACTCTTTAGAAAGGGGCTACCTGTTGGCAAGGGACGAGCACAAACTCCTGCTGCAGCGAGGGGCAGAAATTGGCCACTTTGACCCCGAACG GGAGCTGGAAGGGCTGATCTTTCAGTGTGGGCTGCGTATGGAGGATCTGAAGGAGCAGGTGGAACAGATGCAACAGGAGCAGCCCACCTGTGAGGCTCCTCCCTCTCCACCTCCTTACCCCACCCCTTCATCTGTCCCCTCTGAGGGGGGAGAAATTCTGACTTACCCACAG AGCCCACCTGTGCCTTTGCTGGTCGATCCAGGAAAGGCTGCAGCGGGGGAGGTGAGCTCAGCCAGTGAAGAAGAGGAAACTCTGAATTCTCTCTACCTCAAACCTCTGAataacaaacacagacatgctGAACAAGACTTTGCCACACTAATGGATCA CTACCAAAGCTTTAAGGAACTTCCCAAACTTTTAGACCATAACCAGAGGTCCGCCTTAAGAAGTGATCTGCAGGCTGGGgatgaggagaaagagagacagggtcACAGAACTGGAAACTTGGAAGTCCAGAAAGGTGTTCCACAGAG GGCCTCCAGCCAGTCCACCACGCTCCCCGTTCATCCTCACAGAGGCAGAAGGACGTTAGAGGTGGGAAAGTCCCACAGCAGCAGTCTGAGCAGTCTGGGAGAGATTACTTCATTGGAAAAGAGGAACTGCAGCAGAGTGCTCTCTCAG GACGGGATCATCTCTCCGGAGACGGACAGCGGGTTTGTCTGTTCGGAGAGCAGCCGTCTGACTCCGGCAGCAGCAGCTCATCTCCACCAGAGGGCTTCAGAGAG TGTTTCAGTGTCTCAGGAGGGGAACCCAGGGAAGCCTCAGATAGGGCCAGTCTCAGCACCGTCTCCTGCTTCTGCACCATCACGCAGCCGCATGTCTACGGAGCCCAGAAGGGCCTCCCAGCTCAGCCACGACATGCTGAGGAGAACCAGACAGGGGCAGAGGAGACGCACTTTCTCCTGCTCTCCACAGCGCCGCGTCGGTCAGACAGAACAAACCAGGGCCGACAGCGGAACCAGTGAGTTTGGGCTGGAGAGCGACAGCT CTCACACTGcatctgcagacagacagaatgacCAGTACACGGAATCTGTCAATTCCCTCTACAACTCCAGCCCAAGCTCCTCCCCCGTTGCACGGAATCACCATGGCGATTCTCTCAAAGCACTGAGCTCTAGTCAGTCGGCCAATCGCAA tgatgCATTCCAGACGCTGCAGGGCGAGGTGCGGAGACTGAGGGAGAGACTAGAAAGCTGTCTGAGAAATAAGAAGCCTCTGAGCTCTGCGAGAGCAGCTCCTTTGGCTCACGAGTACTACACTCACCACAGCACCTCCACACCTCGCATCAG GTCTGGGGAGCAATGGAGTGATGTCAGACGGACGGTCGATGAGGTTGAAGAGTCTACAATGAGACAAACAATCAGGAAGAGACCGCTTTCTGCACACAGACGAAAATCTCAACCTGATATCT TGACCGGTTCAGAGCCCTCTACACCTCAGCATCTGGTGTCCAAGTGTACTCAAACATCTGCTGCAGCATCAGACAACCACTGTTCGCACACAAATGCTGTCCAAGGCAGAACAAACCCCA ggCAGCATACCGGTGTGTCTGAAACAGCAGATGAATTTgacagcagagcgcgtccagCTCCTCTTTGTCCTCAGTGTTTGTCACACCACCGAGGGCGATCTGAAA tgccAGTTGGTGGTGACGGAGAGCCAACCCACTCCTCTTGCTATCATAACTGTTCTCTCTTTGGACGCCCTGAACCCTACAGAAGCAATACGCCAG ACTGTCACAGAGTCTCGGACTCCCCCACGCACACAAGTCGCCAACCAGTCGACAGAGCTGCGAGGAGCAGATACTTTgcagctgcagctcctcctACACTGCTGCAATACATGCCAGTGTGCCAGCCACCACTCCT